The following are encoded together in the Oscarella lobularis chromosome 10, ooOscLobu1.1, whole genome shotgun sequence genome:
- the LOC136191763 gene encoding probable isocitrate dehydrogenase [NAD] subunit alpha, mitochondrial, with product MFAFRQQGARFLRKRFLSTNTDFRRVTLIAGDGIGPEISAAVRKIFAAANVPIEWDPVDVTPVKTPDGKTTVPQAVLDSVHRNKIGLKGPLATPIGKGHVSLNLTLRRVFNLYANVRPCQSLKGLTTLYDDVNLVTIRENTEGEYSGIEHAVVDGVVQSIKLITRAASLRVAEFAFEYARANDRRQVTAVHKANIMRLSDGLFLQCCREMSEKYSDVKYEESLLDTLCLAMVQDPTQFDVLVMPNLYGDILSDLCAGLVGGLGVTPSGNIGKDGVAIFEAVHGTAPDIAGRDMANPTALLLSGVMMLRHMGLTSQARQIEKATMETIANKETRTKDLGGEASCSQFTDSICSKLA from the exons ATGTTCGCGTTTCGTCAACAAGGAGCTCGCTTTCTCAGA aagcgttttctctctACGAATAccgattttcgtcgcgtcACTCTGAtcgccggcgacggaatCGGTCCCGAAATATCGGCTGCCGTGCGAAAAATATTCGCGGCGGCAAAC GTGCCCATTGAATGGGACCCGGTCGACGTAACGCCAGTCAAGACGCCAGACGGCAAGACGACCGTTCCGCAAGCCGTTCTCGATTCGGTTCATCGGAACAAGATCGGCCTCAAAG GCCCTTTGGCGACGCCGATAGGGAAAGGTCACGTGTCGTTAAATTTAACGTTGCGCAG AGTTTTCAATCTCTACGCCAACGTTCGTCCCTGCCAAAGTTTAAAGGGTCTAACGACACtctacgatgacgtcaatttagTGACCATAAGGGAGAATACCGAGGGAGAATACAGCGGCATTGAGCACGCC gtcgttgacggcgtcgttcaGAGTATTAAGCTCATAACGCGAGCCGCTTCGTTACGCGTCGCCGAGTTTGCGTTCGAGTACGCTCGAGCTAATGATCGGCGACAGGTAACGGCCGTTCACAAGGCAAACATAAT GCGATTATCCGATGGATTGTTTCTGCAATGCTGCCGTGAAATGTCGGAGAAATATTCGGATGTTAAATATGAGGAGTCTCTCCTGGATACGCTTTGTCTTGCG ATGGTTCAAGATCCTACTCAGTTTGACGTTCTGGTGATGCCAAATCTCTACGGTGACATTCTCAG TGATCTTTGCGCTGGACTGGTTGGCGGGCTCGGAGTCACGCCGAGCGGAAACATCGGAAAAGACGGCGTTGCTATATTCGAAGCA GTGCACGGGACTGCTCCTGATATTGCTGGCCGAGATATGGCCAATCCAACAGCTCTTCTACTCAGCGGCGTCATGATGCTGCGACACATGGGACTAACGTCTCAAGCACGCCAAATCGAAAAGGCAACCATGGAAACTATAGCCAACAAGGAG acaAGGACAAAGGACTTGGGCGGAGAAGCGTCGTGCTCTCAGTTCACAGATTCCATCTGCTCGAAACTCGCATAG
- the LOC136191762 gene encoding uncharacterized protein C3orf38 homolog: protein MSGAPQPYNVLAEIERRELKILLGKLSTEDIISLMDTVCNRMVTTESREEALENILTYSESAKQLLRRKKVRREHIFQYLAENQVYASASADKTTLMKKVLELWGTPADAMPVDFGLDVDPLYPPSEFTNGVNYGGTPLSSLAPPPPPPPPPPPSFPTANPLDMAEKAVEHAARQSIAESLHAREGQSLAEKFTPWFYNMLCNSSTSSNSGGGGGGSSGTNDPLNTWGPQHFWGDAQLILYTLPSGKKDEYVGADDVSQALGGLVVGSGLYLRPNLSADGVKGALDPQGWVVVSVAGTMHRGLDCVGVFKECFQLIKDPSMTNNYRIKYTRLNLISGQLIQQKPTADQPAALVFPTVNLPKQY from the exons ATGAGCGGCGCTCCACAGCCGTACAACGTTCTCGCCGAAATCGAGCGTCGCGAACTGAAAATTCTACTCGGAAAACTGAGCACGGAGGACATCATATCGCTAATGGACACGGTGTGCAATCGAATGGTGACGACCGAATCGCGCGAAG AGGCACTGGAGAACATCCTGACGTACAGCGAGAGTGCCAAACAACTACTCCGACGCAAAAAAGTGCGGCGCGAACACATCTTTCAGTATCTCGCCGAAAACCAAGTCTACGCTTCGGCGAGCGCCGACAAAACGACGCTCATGAAAAAAGTTCTCGAACTGTGGGGTACGCCAGCGGACGCCATGCCCGTCGAC tttggcTTGGACGTCGATCCGCTGTATCCGCCGAGCGAATTCACGAACGGTGTCAACTATGGCGGCACTCCTCTTTCATCTctcgctccgccgccgccgccgccaccgccgccgccgccgtcgtttccgaCGGCGAATCCCCTCGATATGGCGGAAAAAGCCGTCGAACACGCCGCTCGCCAAAGCATCGCCGAATCGCTGCACGCGCGCGAAGGCCAATCGCTCGCGGAGAAATTCACGCCGTGGTTCTACAACATGTTGTGTAATAGTAGCACTAGTAGCaatagcggcggcggaggcggcggcagtAGCGGTACGAACGATCCGTTGAACACGTGGGGTCCCCAGCACTTTTGGGGCGACGCGCAACTCATACTCTACACGCTACCGTCGGgcaaaaaagacgaatacgtcggcgccgacgacgtgagTCAAGCGTTAGgcggtctcgtcgtcggctccgGTCTCTATCTGCGACCCAATTTGAGCGCGGACGGCGTCAAAGGCGCACTCGATCCCCAGGGATGGGTTGTCGTGAGCGTCGCCGGCACTATGCATCGCGGATTGGATTGCGTCGGCGTTTTCAAGGAGTGCTTCCAATTGATCAAGGATCCGAGCATGACGAATAATTATCGGATTAAGTACACGCGTTTGAATTTGATCAGCGGCCAGTTGATACAGCAGAAGCCGACCGCCGATCAGCCGGCCGCGCTCGTCTTTCCGACTGTCAATCTGCCGAAGCAATACTGA
- the LOC136191759 gene encoding ubiquitin-conjugating enzyme E2 Q2-like translates to MSAAKVVVGCRSGRPLPHVRIGVTSLALFGSPCMRDRLLLSRKMAGRSSLRRELTIIEQTFPRTHPRFRVLSAGVDEVACAFVGPRTFRLTCTMSETYPINKPMWYVDSDDEFVVVSSIVEEVNENMTEVKHPLLSGVEKLVDRLCDVFALSRVDECATLLQQLPADEQRGEEEEEEGGIESDRDGDNVDDEEEEEEEEGDEEDLADDFTQQSDNETTDSGCGLDSENKATLERVRINTREDYIKGNVAGSVQATDRLMKELRDLYRSQSYRSGHYTVELVNDCLYEWNIKLKRVDPDSPLGHDLTKLQAKEGKDFILMNMTFKDSFPFTPPFVRVVCPVISGGYVLSGGAICMELLTPQGWSSAYSLEAVIMQISATLVKGKARIQFGTSSTVAYSLHRAQHAFKSLVQIHEKNGWYTPPKEDG, encoded by the exons ATGAGTGCGGCAAAGGTTGTCGTAGGTTGTCGTTCAGGACGACCGCTTCCGCACGTTAGGATaggcgtgacgtcactagcTCTTTTCGGCTCTCCGTGCATGCGCGATCGGCTTCTACTCTCGCGAAAAATGGCCGGAcgctcgtcgcttcgtcgcgagCTGACTATCATCGAACAGACCTTCCCGCGCACGCATCCGCGCTTCCGCGTTCTATCAGCAGGCGTCGACGAGGTTGCCTGCGCCTTCGTCGGACCTAGAACCTTCCGATTGACGTGCACAATGTCG GAGACCTACCCGATAAACAAACCAATGTGGTACGTcgattcggacgacgaattcgtcgtcgtcagctcGATAGTCGAAGAAGTGAACGAGAACATGACCGAAGTCAAACATCcc TTGCTCTCCGGTGTCGAGAagctcgtcgatcgtctgtgcgacgtcttcgcgctgagtcgcgtcgacgagtgcgcgacGCTGCTTCAGCAACTTCCAGCCGACGAGCAGCgcggcgaagaagaggaggaagagggcGGCATCGAATCTGACCGAGATGGAGAC AATGTTgacgatgaggaggaggaagaggaggaggagggggatGAAGAAGATTTGGCTGATGATTTCACTCAACAGAG TGACAACGAGACGACGGACAGCGGCTGCGGTCTCGACTCAGAAAACAAAGCGACGTTGGAACGCGTTCGTATCAACACCAGAGAGGACTACATCAAA GGAAACGTCGCCGGATCCGTCCAGGCGACGGATCGGCTGATGAAAGAACTGAGAGACCTGTATCGATCGCAGAGCTACAGGAGCGGTCACTACACCGTCGAATTGGTAAACGATTGCCTGTACGAATGGAACATCAAGTTGAAAAG AGTCGATCCGGACAGTCCGTTGGGACACGATTTGACCAAGTTACAAGCGAAGGAGGGAAAGGATTTCATTCTCATGAATATGACATTCAAA GACTCATTTCCTTTCACACCGCCGTTTGTTCGAGTTGTTTGTCCAGTTATAAGCGGAGG GTACGTTTTGTCTGGAGGTGCCATCTGTATGGAGCTGTTGACACCGCAG GGATGGAGTAGTGCATACTCTTTGGAGGCTGTTATTATGCAAATCAGCGCAACGCTGGTAAAGGGAAAGGCGAGAATTCAATTTGGGACATCTTCCACG GTTGCATATAGTCTCCATCGAGCCCAGCACGCGTTCAAGTCTCTCGTTCAAATTCACGAGAAAAATG GATGGTACACTCCACCGAAGGAAGACGGATAA
- the LOC136191756 gene encoding SH2 domain-containing adapter protein D-like, whose translation MSQVKKFFSFGRKGTRKDSPSTEKKIPHPIGENEAEAHATTTSSPTRTKEKKRNERRAVSAIQLAAVATTTTTTMTTSNERLTRTLPRTSEKSPTPRTPPPKPKPRRALPIVSATTTKPTKPVDDDDDDYSEPKDATVVKEKTNCGSDDDDDDDDYSKPCGGGGDQRPRPAKRVVNRATYDDPWDRKFRGSAAVVQTIGQSTSNSSTRHKSSARGGDDDGLGDYDDPWDKVPADRVGRVVKATKKLPQSEQPDANDYEFPHDKRLTAEGVVKQKLPSSSLRNDDYDDPWDSKVHAKVGPKKPARARHLPSTGSNDYDDPWDSSGHARLPPPPNRPVPSGPKSNPSSPTSPVSLEDSFAPKPVIDASLPLHSQSWFHGAISRAVADRLLRSEAEYSFLVRVSESNTKDYSLSVRCSREPMHLKIRLRPGHGYVLGEHGRPFHTIPELIKHYTSHKVKLKDSIAIFLLYPIKRT comes from the exons ATGTCGCAagtgaagaaatttttttcgttcggTCGTAAAGGAACTCGCAAAGATTCGCCGTCGACCGAGAAAAAGATTCCCCATCCGATCGGAGAAAATGAAGCCGAAGCGCACgcaacgacgacatcgaGTCCAAcgcgaacgaaagagaaaaagcgaaacgaacgacgagcggtATCGGCAATCCAACTCGCCGCGgtagcgacgacaacgacgacgacgatgacgacgtcaaacgaaCGCCTAACGCGAACTCTGCCGCGAACgagcgaaaaatcgccgacaCCCCGAACGCCGCCACCAAAACCGAAGCCACGACGCGCGCTACCGATCGTttccgcgacgacgacgaagccgacgaagcccgtcgacgacgacgatgacgattaCAGCGAACCGAAAGACGCCACCGTCgtcaaagagaagacgaattgcggtagcgacgacgacgacgacgacgacgactattcGAAGCCgtgcgggggcgggggcgaTCAGCGGCCACGTCCGGCAAAACGCGTCGTGAATCGGGCCACGTACGACGACCCATGGGATCGGAAGTTCCGCGGATCAGCGGCCGTTGTTCAGACGATCggccaatcgacgtcgaattcgagcACGCGTCACAAGTCGTCGGcacgcggcggcgacgacgatgggtTGGGCGACTACGACGATCCGTGGGATAAGGTGCCGGCAGATCGAGTTGGTCGCGTCGtcaaggcgacgaaaaagctGCCGCAATCCGAGCAACCCGACGCCAACGATTATGAATTTCCACACGATAAGAGATTGACGGCGGAGGGCGTTGTCAAGCAAAAattgccttcgtcgtcgttgaggaATGACGACTACGATGATCCGTGGGACTCGAAAGTGCACGCAAAAGTTGGACCAAAGAAACCGGCACGTGCTCGTCACCTACCCAGTACGGGAAGCAATGACTATGACGATCCGTGGGATAGTAGTGGTCATGCAAGATTGCCTCCACCGCCAAATCGACCGGTGCCTAGTGGTCCCAAATCGAATCCATCATCGCCGACGAGTCCCGTCAGCTTGGAAGATTCATTTGCGCCGAAGCCTGTCATTGATGCGTCTTTGCCGTTGCACAGTCAAAG CTGGTTTCATGGTGCCATATCGAGAGCCGTCGCTGATAGACTGCTTCGTTCAGAGGCGGAATACAGTTTTCTTGTCAGAGTCAGCGAAAGCAACACCAAAGATTATTCGCTTTCGGTTCG GTGTTCCAGGGAGCCAATGCACCTCAAGATCCGGCTTCGTCCCGGACATGGGTACGTCCTCGGAGAACACGGACGACCTTTTCACACGATCCCCGAGCTGATAAAGCATTATACGTCGCACAAGGTCAAGCTGAAGGATTCGATCGCcatctttcttctctatCCTATCAAGAGAACGTGA
- the LOC136191760 gene encoding SURP and G-patch domain-containing protein 1-like, whose product MAGEKDDSAIRLPFSNDGSFLENFKRLQDAKNSAGASQSGGPVAPTPIKLKTKPAGEKPSLKPCLGDVFENEDGSTSPASSAEYDQAMKLAKVVAQCGTTVEKISLKTNRNQPQFRFLFDSSLELCRIYRDKVTELSKGKVTSLAGTAEAKALLNENAAEIPKKRKRPRWVDGDNDNTSGADPPPEPPSTSVDGGGQMVDGDFMEQFKQSVAKAQLLASTNKPKKSALEYDSDEETEGGTWEHKLRAYEMQKTHNLATQQTTALVEGKHHLQDFLPSDRMKEILTAEEEARRGKSLARSDYEEQKLTATNIGYKMLARSGWKEGQGLGASGSGITAPVNKGRTVNDTSGLGASKPDEVTAGDTDYELYRKRMMMAYKFRPNPLNNPRRPY is encoded by the exons ATGGCaggcgaaaaagacgattcgGCGATCCGCTTACCGTTCTCCAACGACGGCTCGTTTCTCGAGAACTTTAAGCGACTTCAAGACGCGAAAAATTCGGCGGGGGCTTCCCAATCGGGAGGACCCGTCGCGCCGACGCCAATCAAACTGAAAACCAAACCTGCCGGCGAAAAACCTTCGCTCAAACCGTGCCTCGGCGACGtattcgaaaacgaagacggttCGACGAGCCCGG CTTCCTCGGCAGAGTACGATCAGGCGATGAAATTGGCGAAAGTCGTCGCTCAGTGCGGAACGACCGTCGAGAAGATTTCTCTGAAAACAAATCGAAATCAACCTCAATTCAG atttctttttgactCGTCGTTGGAGTTGTGCCGAATCTATCGCGACAAGGTGACCGAATTGTCCAAGGGAAAGGTGACCAGTCTCGCAGGGACAGCCGAAGCGAAGGCACTTCTCAACGAAAACGCCGCTGAGATtccaaagaagagaaagagaccgCGATGGGTCGATGGCGATAACGACAATACCAGCGGCGCAGATCCGCCGCCGGAGCCTCCCTCCACCAGCGTCGATGGCGGAGGCCAA ATggtcgacggcgatttcaTGGAACAGTTCAAGCAGTCCGTTGCGAAGGCCCAGCTGCTTGCGTCGACGAATAAGCCGAAGAAAAGCGCGCTGGAGTAtgacagcgacgaagagacaGAGGGCGGAACGTGGGAGCACAAGCTCAGAGCTTACGAGATGCAGAAAACGCATA atctGGCTACGCAGCAGACAACTGCATTGGTCGAAGGAAAGCATCATCTGCAGGACTTCCTGCCGTCGGATAGAATGAAGGAAATTCTGACGGCCGAGGAGGAGGctagaagaggaaaaagcCTTG cGCGGTCTGATTACGAAGAGCAGAAGCTGACTGCTACGAATATTGGCTACAAGATGCTGGCGAGATCCGGGTGGAAAGAGGGGCAGGGATTAGGAGCATCTGGCTCAGGCATCACAGCTCCAGTCAATAA GGGTCGGACAGTGAATGATACGTCTGGCCTTGGAGCTAGCAAACCGGACGAAGTCACCGCTGGTGATACAGACTACGAATTGTATCGAAAACGGATGATGATGGCTTACAAATTCAGACCCAATCCCCTT AATAACCCAAGGCGGCCTTACTAA
- the LOC136192180 gene encoding large ribosomal subunit protein uL24m-like codes for MPRPWSAAARRLRQLKGVKRKPPEPIRRWKMVRGDSVEVLAGKDKGKQGKLIDIDRKLNRVFVQGLNTHLKYTPPRDDYKGGYIASEAPLHYSKVALVDPADMKRARIGYQYRGDGEKVRVSNRTGTMIPKPLESKERRDFKTRNAYKEGPKDTRPDDVQTRTYRPSLLSFEEEILSQVKPKG; via the exons ATGCCTCGACCTTGGAGTGCCGCAGCTCGTCGATTGCGCCAGCTCAAGGGCGTCAAACGAAAGCCGCCGGAGCCGATAAGAAGATGGAAGATGGTACGAGGCGATTCG GTCGAAGTTTTAGCCGGAAAAGACAAGGGAAAGCAGGGAAAACTGATCGATATAGATCGAAAATTGAACAGAGTCTTTGTGCAGGGTTTGAATACG CACTTGAAGTACacgccgccgcgcgacgactacaaaggcgGCTACATTGCGAGCGAAGCTCCGCTTCACTATTCGAAAGTGGCTCTCGTCGACCCAGCGGACAT GAAGAGAGCCAGAATTGGTTATCAGTATAGGGGGGACGGCGAAAAAGTTCGAGTTTCCAACCGAACAGGAACCATGATTCCCAAACCGCTCGAATCaaaagaacgacgcgacTTCAAAACGCGAAACGCCTATAAAG AGGGACCCAAGGATACGAGACCTGACGACGTTCAAACGCGTACATATAGACCATCACTACTATCATTCGAAGAGGAAATTTTGTCTCAAGTGAAACCAAAAGGGTGA
- the LOC136191757 gene encoding coiled-coil domain-containing protein 112-like isoform X1, producing MALARKQRKTDALLALEQLEMRASLLEKEKSAHLYSKRSEFRSEFCQLEETDLKLVEERKQERQKLRQQINRVRTNVGKFQRSLKSAKPNQQFVQKLKELMEEIESSITAFKNQQRENYDSLSKEEKVASQEISAFDKRIESWTLMSTSAPPTQAAKTGDGGTKSHTETEYPPAIADFERFLQQTGGHQGGWDDYDHQTFLKIYRAHHSKGKPFLDEAVRSLPGRSERDVVEHEQWYREYLALKDRRKEAIRVWREQKESEKAEALAGVEKERDEAEDAEAERQKAEAARKEREMTAAKLAQWKAEQEMKRLAEEEKMLKERLARAEDEAKKRKRKAAVKAKVEEYARQKGEEKEILKAADEALAKEEIKRRRAANRQLERFQLRDVAALEEKKVKQIEQEIEKEHQAMRLERLKGQVDVKVHRDPSRLYKLTEGWENRKKDAGGSSNSASRGPITSVPKRAVPSWRKGI from the exons ATGGCACTTGCGAGAAAGCAGAGGAAAACCGATGCCCTATTGGCATTAGAACAACTTGAAATGAG GGCTTCGCTGCtggaaaaagagaagtcgGCTCATCTTTACAGCAAGAGAAGCGAATTTCGAAGCGAATTTTGCCAGCTCGAAGAGACAGATCTTAAATTGGTAGAGGAGAGAAAACAAGAGA GACAAAAACTACGACAGCAAATCAACAGGGTGAGAACGAATGTGGGAAAGTTTCAGCGATCGCTCAAAAGTGCCAAGCCGAATCAACAAT TCGTTCAGAAATTGAAAGAGTTGATGGAGGAAATTGAGAGCTCGATCACCGCGTTTAAAAAtcagcaaagagaaaa CTACGATTCGTTGTcaaaggaggagaaggtAGCCAGTCAGGAAATCAGTGCATTTGACAAGCGAATAGAATCGTGGACATTGATGTCGACATCTGCACCACCAACACAAGCGGCAAAGACTGGTGACGGAGGAACCAAGTCGCACACTGAGACCGAATATCCGCCCGCAATAGCTGATTTCGAA CGATTTCTGCAGCAGACTGGTGGACATCAGGGTGGCTGGGACGATTATGATCATCAAACGTTTTTGAAGATATACAGAGCACATCAT AGCAAAGGAAAGCCGTTTTTGGATGAAGCCGTGAGGTCCTTGCCTGGTCGATCTGAGCGAGACGTCGTTGAGCACGAGCAGTGGTATCGCGAGTATTTAGCGCTGAAAGATCGTCGAAAGGAAGCTATTCGAGTGTGGCGAGAACAGAAGGAA AGTGAAAAGGCAGAAGCTTTGGCTGGcgttgagaaagagagagacgagGCGGAGGATGCGGAAGCGGAGCGTCAAAAGGCGGAGGCTGCTaggaaggagagagagatgaCGGCCGCCAAATTGGCTCAGTGGAAAGCGGAGCAGGAGATGAAACGATTGgccgaggaggagaaaatgCTAAAGGAAAGGTTAGCTCGAGCGGAGGACGAagctaagaaaagaaagagaaaa GCTGCTGTGAAAGCAAAAGTTGAAGAATACGCGAGGCAGAAAGgggaagaaaaggaaattttaAAAGCGGCTGACGAGGCTCTGGCAAAGGAAGAGATCAAGCGACGCAGAGCAGCCAATAGACAGCTGGAACGTTTTCAATTGAGG GACGTCGCTGCTCTtgaggagaaaaaagtgaaGCAGATTGAGCaagagatagagaaagaaCACCAGGCAATGCGACTTGAAAGACTAAAGGGACAG GTGGATGTAAAAGTTCACAGAGATCCGTCGAGATTGTACAAGCTTACTGAAGGGTgggaaaacagaaaaaaagatgcaGGAGGCAGCAGCAATTCTGCAAGTCGTGGGCCAATTACGTCAGTGCCAAAAAG AGCTGTTCCGTCATGGAGGAAAGGAATCTAA
- the LOC136191757 gene encoding serine/threonine-protein kinase ULK3-like isoform X2 — protein MMASSLSALPRLEHYVLTERLGQGTYAVVYKAYKKGNRREAVAVKYIKRSSLTKRATDNLMTEIEILKRLKHRHIVELYDFEWDAHGIYLIMEFCGGGDLSDFIRSRKTLPEKVARKFVRQLASALNFLREQNIAHMDLKPQNLLLSSKIKPVLKLADFGFAQYMKSDSDTTELRGSPLYMAPEMFLSDHYDSSVDLWSVGVILYEAVYGVAPYASETYAELVEKIQDESAIVLPNSVGVSSSCRNLLSGLLERDPSKRIAFADFFAHPFIDLEHVPGADCFKKAIDIVTKAVQKDAEGDYALAAHFYCESLDYFLPAIQFETDPGKKEAIRAKIQQYLDRVDYLRRIIEGAWQAHNDEKGLVELANKRPEIKPYVEQLEKAQKAKEENRLDNALKMYQSSLEGLLSALPTASGEDHRLLRTEINCHLKVAEDIKTLIDIEASKKEADFDLEPASPSSSKLECCIQ, from the exons ATGATGGCAAGCTCGCTCTCGGCGCTCCCTCGCCTAGAACACTATGTGCTGACTGAGAGGCTAGGCCAAGGAACGTATGCCGTCGTATACAAAGCGTACAAGAAG ggaaatcgtcgcgaagcgGTCGCAGTGAAATACATAAAGCGAAGTAGCCTCACGAAACGAGCCACCGACAATCTGATGACCGAAATCGAGATACTGAAACGCCTGAAACATCGTCACATCGTCGAACTCTACGATTTCGAG TGGGATGCGCACGGAATTTACTTGATCATGGAAttttgcggcggcggcgatctgTCCGACTTTATTCGAAGCCGGAAAACGCTTCCGGAAAAAGTGGCGAGAAAATTTGTTCGGCAATTAG CGTCGGCGCTCAATTTTCTCCGAGAGCAAAACATTGCTCACATGGACTTGAAACCCCAAAATCTTCTCCTATCGTCGAAAATAAAACCTGTTTTGAAATTAGCAG ATTTTGGATTTGCGCAGTACATGAAGAGCGATTCCGATACAACGGAACTTCGGGGATCGCCGCTCTATATGGCTCCAGAGATGTTTCTCTCTGATCACTACGATTCGTCCGTGGACCTTTGGTCAGTGGGAGTCATTTTGTATG AGGCTGTTTATGGTGTTGCACCATATGCATCGGAAACGTATGCTGAGTTggttgaaaaaattcaggATGAGAGTGCTATTGTG TTACCCAATTCTGTTGGCGTGTCTTCTTCGTGTCGAAACCTCTTGAGTGGTCTGTTGGAACGAGATCCAAGTAAAAGAATCGCGTTTGCCGACTTCTTTGCGCATCCGTTCATCGACTTGGAGCACGTGCCTGGAGCCGATTGTTTCAAAAAAGCC ATCGATATAGTAACAAAAGCGGTGCAGAAAGACGCCGAAGGCGACTACGCACTCGCTGCTCACTTCTACTGCGAATCACTTGACTATTTTCTTCCTGCAATTCAGT TTGAAACGGATCCTGGTAAAAAAGAAGCGATAAGAGCAAAG ATTCAGCAGTATCTTGACCGGGTGGATTATCTTAGAAGAATTATAGAGGGTGCATGGCAGGCACACAATGACGAGAAGGGACTAG TTGAACTGGCAAACAAGCGTCCAGAAATAAAACCCTATGTCGAACAATTAGAAAAGGCTCAGAAGGCT aaGGAAGAGAATCGGCTTGATAATGCCCTGAAAATGTATCAAAGCAGTTTAGAAGGACTCCTCTCAGCCTTGCCTA CCGCTTCTGGAGAAGATCACAGGCTACTAAGAACTGAG ATCAATTGTCATCTGAAAGTGGCCGAGGATATTAAAACGCTAATAGAT ATTGAAGCTAGCAAGAAAGAGGCTGATTTTGACTTAGAACCGGCTTCTCCAAGCAGTTCAAAATTAG aATGCTGTATTCAATGA
- the LOC136191767 gene encoding transmembrane protein 41A-like has protein sequence MTPFSAFIGLALSFLAASLALYLLSCVTEAETANVSFPSTWNDVKLVAQTLSTYKEKHPWRVLLLFCSAYLYKQTFAIPGSALLNVLAGALFGLQKAFGLVCFLTACGASLCYCLSTLFGYPITQYYFKERMDLFQAKVAANSNGLFFFLLSLRIFPMTPNWLINVASPLVGVPIHLFYFSVLFGLMPYNLLCCHAGVVLSQLSSFGDLFTWNVLLQLVALALGVSLPALWMRFAQKRKVN, from the exons ATGACTCCGTTTTCTGCCTTTATTGGACTAGCTTTATCATTTCTCGCGGCGTCGCTGGCACTGTATTTGCTATCTTGTGTAACTGAAGCAGAAACGGCAAA CGTTTCATTTCCGTCCACATggaacgacgtcaaactgGTCGCCCAGACGTTGTCGACGTACAAAGAAAAGCACCCGTGGCGCGTTTTGCTGCTCTTCTGCTCGGCTTACCTGTATAAACAAACATTCGCAATACCAGGCTCAGCTCTTCTG AATGTTCTTGCTGGCGCCTTATTTGGTCTGCAGAAGGCATTCGGCTTAGTCTGCTTTCTGACGGCGTGTGGAGCTTCGCTCTGCTACTGTCTGTCGACTCTATTTGGTTATCCTATTACTCAGTATTACTTCAAAGAGCGCATGGATTTGTTTCAGGCCAAG GTAGCAGCGAATTCCAATgggctctttttctttcttctgtcGTTGCGAATATTTCCAATGACTCCAAATTGGCTCATTAACGTCGCTTCTCCACTTGTTGGAGTACCAATTCATCTCTTCtatttttctgttctttttg GTCTTATGCCATATAATCTTCTGTGTTGTCACGCAGGTGTCGTACTGAGTCAGTTATCGTCTTTTGGAGACCTGTTTACTTGGAACGTTTTGCTCCAGTTGGTTGCTCTTGCCCTTGGCGTGTCTCTTCCCGCACTCTGGATGCGATTTGCGCAGAAACGCAAGGTTAACTAA